The following proteins are encoded in a genomic region of Primulina huaijiensis isolate GDHJ02 chromosome 3, ASM1229523v2, whole genome shotgun sequence:
- the LOC140973377 gene encoding uncharacterized protein isoform X2 has translation MFPKTYDIKCIELLHSTDQTSLPLFMLFWLLSERERMGRKRMAETTFHEGKISNDCLETTIATMEKHSHSSSANTSEAVNAGNSNGLSAKKSNTRAMDVVVRRSCRLMNSSPRSERLLIKPTMGHINISESKGEEIPIVQQANTGPILNERVMSEELALVQPVVTAPISNKKTMEAEIPHVLSVGTVSIVNDKKMADKFEFLIKVFDEFVSKTDKQVKKALNEDSFTDLNYKSLYIGSQKKMEGLMEENFHLSRKLEFALGKIEAYEKMTGIMCASKEVVLFSNPSPRKKHVSQSRAASHAVIGHETSSPEPKKRTRTYKNKMRSLDIDA, from the exons atgtTCCCAAAAACCTATGACATAAAATGCATCGAGTTGCTACATAGCACAGACCAAACCTCCCTTCCTTTATTTATGTTGTTCTGGTTACTTTCAGAGAGGGAAAGAATGGGTCGGAAAAGGATGGCCGAAACAACTTTCCATGAG GGAAAAATCTCCAATGATTGTTTAGAGACAACAATTGCTACTATGGAAAAGCACTCTCATTCTAGCAGTGCAAACACTTCCGAAGCTGTGAATGCTGGTAATTCCAACGGCTTATCGGCAAAGAAGAGCAACACACGGGCTATGGATGTGGTTGTCAGAAGATCTTGCCGTCTTATGAACTCATCCCCACGTTCTGAGAGGCTACTGATAAAACCTACTATGGGGCATATAAATATTTCTGAGAGTAAAGGGGAAGAAATACCCATTGTTCAGCAAGCAAATACTGGGCCTATTCTAAACGAAAGAGTCATGAGTGAAGAACTAGCACTTGTCCAACCAGTTGTGACTGCGCCAATCTCAAACAAAAAAACCATGGAGGCAGAAATACCACATGTTCTGAGTGTCGGTACCGTGTCGATTGTGAATGACAAAAAAATGGCAGATAAATTTGAATTTCTGATTAAAGTATTTGACGAATTCGTGTCTAAG ACTGATAAACAGGTTAAGAAGGCATTGAACGAGGACTCATTTACTGACTTAAACTACAAAAGCCTATACATCGGCTCACAGAAGAAG ATGGAGGGCTTGATGGAAGAAAATTTTCATCTATCCCGGAAGTTGGAATTTGCCCTTGGAAAAATTGAAGCG TATGAGAAGATGACGGGTATTATGTGTGCCTCAAAGGAAGTAGTTTTATTCTCAAATCCGTCACCTCGTAAGAAGCACGTGTCTCAAAGTCGTGCAGCTTCACATGCTGTTATTGGTCATGAGACATCATCTCCGGAGCCAAAGAAGCGCACGCGcacatacaaaaataaaatgcgGTCTCTTGATATCGACGCCTAG
- the LOC140974593 gene encoding uncharacterized protein — MRYDGDTNIEDEKISADKDELKLKIFRGREDFCGCEEVSEKERNVIMNYLTGDRLSGTVWEGERFKIFGIDLCDLLFGNALKGNIIDCYMKIVSEYNVRNGFEIFCMDTTVQDEILGALQRMNRKRKLNDDGYRDFFIKFDK; from the exons ATGAGATATGAT GGGGACACAAACATAGAAGACGAGAAGATATCAGCTGATAAAGACGAgctaaaacttaaaattttcaggGGTAGAGAAGATTTTTGTGGTTGCGAAGAAGTTTCCGAGAAAGAGCGCAATGTAATAATGAATTATCTTACGGGGGACAGATTAAG TGGCACCGTGTGGGAAGGAGaaagattcaaaatatttggcatTGATTTGTGTGATTTGCTTTTTGGTAATGCATTGAAAGGCAATATCATCGATTGCTATATGAAAATTGTGAGTGAGTATAATGTAAGAAATGGTTTTGAAATATTCTGCATGGATACGACAGTCCAG GATGAGATATTGGGTGCGTTACAGAGAATGAACAGAAAACGGAAGTTGAATGATGATGGCTATCgtgatttttttatcaaatttgaCAAATGA
- the LOC140972147 gene encoding uncharacterized protein isoform X2, which yields MAQNDYRGLEHGVLKGAPPPKEKIGIGFQAEQARRYGKKTTTPATYDSSYYPPLTQVHNSRRPIQRAERRRHQPNRAATAGVAGAGMQAIFLGSNQKSTGTGVFLPRRDGIDPKFSKKPAVSPVLLPSRVVHALNLNVRELGQKIKPQPGEPKNGTVKNTEEKSKNNNEEDDDDICLSPEIYLPEEWTY from the exons ATGGCGCAGAATGACTACCGTGGTCTCGAGCATGGGGTTCTGAAGGGGGCGCCTCCTCCCAAG GAGAAGATTGGGATAGGGTTTCAGGCGGAGCAAGCTCGTCGATATGGGAAGAAAACCACCACACCGGCCACTTATGACTCGTCGTACTATCCTCCGTTGACGCAGGTAC ATAATTCAAGACGACCAATCCAGAGGGCTGAGAGAAGAAGACATCAGCCGAACAGGGCGGCCACGGCCGGGGTAGCTGGGGCTGGGATGCAAGCAATCTTCTTAGGTTCGAACCAAAAAAGTACCGGCACCGGAGTTTTCCTTCCCCGGAGAGATGGCATTGACCCTAAATTCAGCAAGAAACCAG CGGTGTCTCCTGTGTTGCTGCCTTCTAGAGTTGTTCATGCTCTCAACCTGAATGTGCGTGAACTTGGGCAGAAAATCAAGCCCCAACCAG GTGAGCCCAAAAATGGTACAGTTAAAAACACAGaagaaaaatccaaaaataataacGAGGAAGACGACGACGACATTTGCCTTTCACCGGAGATATATCTCCCCGAAGAATGGACATATTAG
- the LOC140973375 gene encoding uncharacterized protein isoform X3, with amino-acid sequence MMAWVYEKVPFLGVVSGSPRTYPHLFKWCESKIPLKVEEAEALLKRITCTKVFDIIPFGEELELCDQREENVKVSSRMKDAETTYKIKRLEKLVEDQFNEIQMLKQMCCQSDGMVTKNVVGGRVDCEVNVGKKDDKNVLFEDFDIDLGGYNGFHDVDVVQNVIKGDGVGLTEVDVEVNKFHTEESSREIIDESNDVNCVSGSQKDAVSNVISSIVKNVLTRTNRVKKRKPDMFVTPPSSTPRRKTKAIVECK; translated from the exons ATGATG GCTTGGGTGTACGAAAAAGTTCCTTTCTTAGGAGTAGTATCCGGATCCCCGCGTACATATCCCCATTTGTTCAAGTGGTGTGAAAGCAAGATTCCGTTAAAAGTTGAAGAAGCGGAGGCTTTGCTCAAAAGAATCACTTGTACGAAG GTGTTTGACATCATTCCATTTGGTGAGGAATTGGAACTATGTGATCAGAGGGAGGAAAATGTAAAG gTGTCGTCTAGAATGAAGGATGCAGAAACAACGTACAAAATTAAGAGATTGGAAAAACTTGTTGAAGACCAATTCAACGAGATTCAAATGCTTAAACAAATGTGTTGTCAATCTGATGGAATGGTGACAAAGAATGTTGTTGGTGGTCGGGTAGATTGTGAGGTGAATGTTGGAAAAAAAGACGATAAGAATGTTTTGTTTGAAGATTTTGACATCGATTTAGGTGGATACAATGGATTCCATGATGTTGATGTCGTTCAAAATGTGATTAAAGGCGATGGTGTTGGTTTAACTGAGGTGGATGTGGAAGTAAATAAGTTTCACACAGAGGAGTCTTCGAGAGAGATAATAGATGAAAGTAATGATGTTAATTGTGTATCTGGCTCACAAAAAGACGCAGTTAGTAATGTTATATCTTCAATTGTGAAGAATGTACTTACAAGAACTAATCGTGTGAAAAAGAGAAAGCCAGACATGTTTGTCACTCCTCCAAGTTCCACCCCAAGACGCAAAACAAAGGCCATTGTAGAATGCAAATAA
- the LOC140973375 gene encoding uncharacterized protein isoform X2 — protein sequence MQSRKNTMSRCSSTYFRKIINKLEPKLNERQRTRIIGTPFGKWLKMPKLSIYSTRVDVVLRSFNIDSLSFIFGKGIVIPFTSFEFSIVISLLHGGQPVNQELGTKLDFLSRYFAGKLIKATRKSISVNMLLIVESDDDSHLDDFVRMFILFAFNRLVFPLSTYLTPRFVFSYIDDLTNLFGYSWGDAAHRFLCDKISGHIVNSEGASGRKTYLDGCIVGMMAWVYEKVPFLGVVSGSPRTYPHLFKWCESKIPLKVEEAEALLKRITCTKVSSRMKDAETTYKIKRLEKLVEDQFNEIQMLKQMCCQSDGMVTKNVVGGRVDCEVNVGKKDDKNVLFEDFDIDLGGYNGFHDVDVVQNVIKGDGVGLTEVDVEVNKFHTEESSREIIDESNDVNCVSGSQKDAVSNVISSIVKNVLTRTNRVKKRKPDMFVTPPSSTPRRKTKAIVECK from the exons ATGCAGAGCAGAAAAAATACAATGTCACGATGTTCTTCTacttattttagaaaaataataaacaaacttgaaccaaaactGAATGAGAGGCAACGAACAAGGATCATTGGTACTCCTTTTGGTAAATGGTTGAAGATGCCTAAACTGTCTATCTACAGTACCCGAGTTGATGTCGTATTAAGGAGTTTCAACATTGACTCCCTCTCTTTTATCTTTGGAAAGGGCATCGTCATCCCTTTCACATCATTCGAATTTTCTATCGTCATTAGTCTACTTCATGGAGGGCAACCTGTAAACCAAGAGCTCGGAACAAAGTTGGATTTTTTGTCACGCTATTTTGCAGGGAAGCTTATCAAAGCCACGAGGAAATCGATTTCTGTAAATATGTTGTTAATAGTCGAATCAGATGATGACTCAcatttggatgattttgttaGAATGTTTATTTTGTTTGCGTTTAATCGCTTAGTATTTCCGCTGAGTACCTATTTGACTCCCCGGTTTGTATTTTCTTACATTGATGATTTGACCAATTTATTTGGATATTCATGGGGAGACGCTGCGCATAGATTTCTATGCGATAAAATTTCTGGACATATTGTGAATTCGGAAGGAGCATCTGGAAGAAAAACATACTTGGATGGTTGTATTGTCGGGATGATG GCTTGGGTGTACGAAAAAGTTCCTTTCTTAGGAGTAGTATCCGGATCCCCGCGTACATATCCCCATTTGTTCAAGTGGTGTGAAAGCAAGATTCCGTTAAAAGTTGAAGAAGCGGAGGCTTTGCTCAAAAGAATCACTTGTACGAAG gTGTCGTCTAGAATGAAGGATGCAGAAACAACGTACAAAATTAAGAGATTGGAAAAACTTGTTGAAGACCAATTCAACGAGATTCAAATGCTTAAACAAATGTGTTGTCAATCTGATGGAATGGTGACAAAGAATGTTGTTGGTGGTCGGGTAGATTGTGAGGTGAATGTTGGAAAAAAAGACGATAAGAATGTTTTGTTTGAAGATTTTGACATCGATTTAGGTGGATACAATGGATTCCATGATGTTGATGTCGTTCAAAATGTGATTAAAGGCGATGGTGTTGGTTTAACTGAGGTGGATGTGGAAGTAAATAAGTTTCACACAGAGGAGTCTTCGAGAGAGATAATAGATGAAAGTAATGATGTTAATTGTGTATCTGGCTCACAAAAAGACGCAGTTAGTAATGTTATATCTTCAATTGTGAAGAATGTACTTACAAGAACTAATCGTGTGAAAAAGAGAAAGCCAGACATGTTTGTCACTCCTCCAAGTTCCACCCCAAGACGCAAAACAAAGGCCATTGTAGAATGCAAATAA
- the LOC140973375 gene encoding uncharacterized protein isoform X1 — MQSRKNTMSRCSSTYFRKIINKLEPKLNERQRTRIIGTPFGKWLKMPKLSIYSTRVDVVLRSFNIDSLSFIFGKGIVIPFTSFEFSIVISLLHGGQPVNQELGTKLDFLSRYFAGKLIKATRKSISVNMLLIVESDDDSHLDDFVRMFILFAFNRLVFPLSTYLTPRFVFSYIDDLTNLFGYSWGDAAHRFLCDKISGHIVNSEGASGRKTYLDGCIVGMMAWVYEKVPFLGVVSGSPRTYPHLFKWCESKIPLKVEEAEALLKRITCTKVFDIIPFGEELELCDQREENVKVSSRMKDAETTYKIKRLEKLVEDQFNEIQMLKQMCCQSDGMVTKNVVGGRVDCEVNVGKKDDKNVLFEDFDIDLGGYNGFHDVDVVQNVIKGDGVGLTEVDVEVNKFHTEESSREIIDESNDVNCVSGSQKDAVSNVISSIVKNVLTRTNRVKKRKPDMFVTPPSSTPRRKTKAIVECK; from the exons ATGCAGAGCAGAAAAAATACAATGTCACGATGTTCTTCTacttattttagaaaaataataaacaaacttgaaccaaaactGAATGAGAGGCAACGAACAAGGATCATTGGTACTCCTTTTGGTAAATGGTTGAAGATGCCTAAACTGTCTATCTACAGTACCCGAGTTGATGTCGTATTAAGGAGTTTCAACATTGACTCCCTCTCTTTTATCTTTGGAAAGGGCATCGTCATCCCTTTCACATCATTCGAATTTTCTATCGTCATTAGTCTACTTCATGGAGGGCAACCTGTAAACCAAGAGCTCGGAACAAAGTTGGATTTTTTGTCACGCTATTTTGCAGGGAAGCTTATCAAAGCCACGAGGAAATCGATTTCTGTAAATATGTTGTTAATAGTCGAATCAGATGATGACTCAcatttggatgattttgttaGAATGTTTATTTTGTTTGCGTTTAATCGCTTAGTATTTCCGCTGAGTACCTATTTGACTCCCCGGTTTGTATTTTCTTACATTGATGATTTGACCAATTTATTTGGATATTCATGGGGAGACGCTGCGCATAGATTTCTATGCGATAAAATTTCTGGACATATTGTGAATTCGGAAGGAGCATCTGGAAGAAAAACATACTTGGATGGTTGTATTGTCGGGATGATG GCTTGGGTGTACGAAAAAGTTCCTTTCTTAGGAGTAGTATCCGGATCCCCGCGTACATATCCCCATTTGTTCAAGTGGTGTGAAAGCAAGATTCCGTTAAAAGTTGAAGAAGCGGAGGCTTTGCTCAAAAGAATCACTTGTACGAAG GTGTTTGACATCATTCCATTTGGTGAGGAATTGGAACTATGTGATCAGAGGGAGGAAAATGTAAAG gTGTCGTCTAGAATGAAGGATGCAGAAACAACGTACAAAATTAAGAGATTGGAAAAACTTGTTGAAGACCAATTCAACGAGATTCAAATGCTTAAACAAATGTGTTGTCAATCTGATGGAATGGTGACAAAGAATGTTGTTGGTGGTCGGGTAGATTGTGAGGTGAATGTTGGAAAAAAAGACGATAAGAATGTTTTGTTTGAAGATTTTGACATCGATTTAGGTGGATACAATGGATTCCATGATGTTGATGTCGTTCAAAATGTGATTAAAGGCGATGGTGTTGGTTTAACTGAGGTGGATGTGGAAGTAAATAAGTTTCACACAGAGGAGTCTTCGAGAGAGATAATAGATGAAAGTAATGATGTTAATTGTGTATCTGGCTCACAAAAAGACGCAGTTAGTAATGTTATATCTTCAATTGTGAAGAATGTACTTACAAGAACTAATCGTGTGAAAAAGAGAAAGCCAGACATGTTTGTCACTCCTCCAAGTTCCACCCCAAGACGCAAAACAAAGGCCATTGTAGAATGCAAATAA
- the LOC140972147 gene encoding uncharacterized protein isoform X1, with product MAQNDYRGLEHGVLKGAPPPKEKIGIGFQAEQARRYGKKTTTPATYDSSYYPPLTQYRDNSRRPIQRAERRRHQPNRAATAGVAGAGMQAIFLGSNQKSTGTGVFLPRRDGIDPKFSKKPAVSPVLLPSRVVHALNLNVRELGQKIKPQPGEPKNGTVKNTEEKSKNNNEEDDDDICLSPEIYLPEEWTY from the exons ATGGCGCAGAATGACTACCGTGGTCTCGAGCATGGGGTTCTGAAGGGGGCGCCTCCTCCCAAG GAGAAGATTGGGATAGGGTTTCAGGCGGAGCAAGCTCGTCGATATGGGAAGAAAACCACCACACCGGCCACTTATGACTCGTCGTACTATCCTCCGTTGACGCAG TATCGAGATAATTCAAGACGACCAATCCAGAGGGCTGAGAGAAGAAGACATCAGCCGAACAGGGCGGCCACGGCCGGGGTAGCTGGGGCTGGGATGCAAGCAATCTTCTTAGGTTCGAACCAAAAAAGTACCGGCACCGGAGTTTTCCTTCCCCGGAGAGATGGCATTGACCCTAAATTCAGCAAGAAACCAG CGGTGTCTCCTGTGTTGCTGCCTTCTAGAGTTGTTCATGCTCTCAACCTGAATGTGCGTGAACTTGGGCAGAAAATCAAGCCCCAACCAG GTGAGCCCAAAAATGGTACAGTTAAAAACACAGaagaaaaatccaaaaataataacGAGGAAGACGACGACGACATTTGCCTTTCACCGGAGATATATCTCCCCGAAGAATGGACATATTAG
- the LOC140973377 gene encoding uncharacterized protein isoform X1, which translates to MFPKTYDIKCIELLHSTDQTSLPLFMLFWLLSERERMGRKRMAETTFHEGKISNDCLETTIATMEKHSHSSSANTSEAVNAGNSNGLSAKKSNTRAMDVVVRRSCRLMNSSPRSERLLIKPTMGHINISESKGEEIPIVQQANTGPILNERVMSEELALVQPVVTAPISNKKTMEAEIPHVLSVGTVSIVNDKKMADKFEFLIKVFDEFVSKLQQTDKQVKKALNEDSFTDLNYKSLYIGSQKKMEGLMEENFHLSRKLEFALGKIEAYEKMTGIMCASKEVVLFSNPSPRKKHVSQSRAASHAVIGHETSSPEPKKRTRTYKNKMRSLDIDA; encoded by the exons atgtTCCCAAAAACCTATGACATAAAATGCATCGAGTTGCTACATAGCACAGACCAAACCTCCCTTCCTTTATTTATGTTGTTCTGGTTACTTTCAGAGAGGGAAAGAATGGGTCGGAAAAGGATGGCCGAAACAACTTTCCATGAG GGAAAAATCTCCAATGATTGTTTAGAGACAACAATTGCTACTATGGAAAAGCACTCTCATTCTAGCAGTGCAAACACTTCCGAAGCTGTGAATGCTGGTAATTCCAACGGCTTATCGGCAAAGAAGAGCAACACACGGGCTATGGATGTGGTTGTCAGAAGATCTTGCCGTCTTATGAACTCATCCCCACGTTCTGAGAGGCTACTGATAAAACCTACTATGGGGCATATAAATATTTCTGAGAGTAAAGGGGAAGAAATACCCATTGTTCAGCAAGCAAATACTGGGCCTATTCTAAACGAAAGAGTCATGAGTGAAGAACTAGCACTTGTCCAACCAGTTGTGACTGCGCCAATCTCAAACAAAAAAACCATGGAGGCAGAAATACCACATGTTCTGAGTGTCGGTACCGTGTCGATTGTGAATGACAAAAAAATGGCAGATAAATTTGAATTTCTGATTAAAGTATTTGACGAATTCGTGTCTAAG CTTCAACAGACTGATAAACAGGTTAAGAAGGCATTGAACGAGGACTCATTTACTGACTTAAACTACAAAAGCCTATACATCGGCTCACAGAAGAAG ATGGAGGGCTTGATGGAAGAAAATTTTCATCTATCCCGGAAGTTGGAATTTGCCCTTGGAAAAATTGAAGCG TATGAGAAGATGACGGGTATTATGTGTGCCTCAAAGGAAGTAGTTTTATTCTCAAATCCGTCACCTCGTAAGAAGCACGTGTCTCAAAGTCGTGCAGCTTCACATGCTGTTATTGGTCATGAGACATCATCTCCGGAGCCAAAGAAGCGCACGCGcacatacaaaaataaaatgcgGTCTCTTGATATCGACGCCTAG